The Halomicronema hongdechloris C2206 genome includes a window with the following:
- a CDS encoding phage tail protein, which translates to MEERLNMRGQLILSLSDRSGQMIHQQHPKNRIVLSGRRLVAQLFGGVESGVPAPKKITQMAVGTDGTDPNDDQTNLLAERSRKAIAQISYEETLEAGVKRLQASITAEFNFEEANGDDPLREAAILNEDGVMYNRVVFEPVTKTNAFKLTLLWRVVF; encoded by the coding sequence ATGGAAGAACGGCTGAATATGCGTGGACAATTGATCCTGAGCTTATCTGATCGCTCGGGACAGATGATTCACCAACAACATCCCAAAAATCGTATCGTTTTGTCAGGACGACGACTGGTTGCCCAACTCTTTGGTGGTGTTGAAAGTGGTGTGCCAGCTCCTAAAAAAATCACCCAAATGGCCGTGGGCACCGATGGGACAGATCCCAACGATGATCAGACCAATCTATTAGCTGAGCGTAGCCGCAAAGCGATCGCTCAAATTTCCTATGAAGAGACCTTAGAAGCCGGAGTAAAACGGTTACAAGCCTCTATCACCGCAGAATTTAACTTTGAAGAAGCCAACGGCGATGACCCCCTACGCGAAGCCGCCATCTTGAATGAAGATGGCGTCATGTACAACCGGGTCGTGTTTGAACCCGTCACCAAAACTAATGCCTTTAAACTGACGTTGCTCTGGCGCGTTGTATTTTAG
- a CDS encoding DNA circularization N-terminal domain-containing protein, with amino-acid sequence MAVEIGSITLTSLTQVSVREQARIVHHRVPGMAGDLAQTLGRPSVVVRLQGIFYGDRASADLQQLREAYLAQQPVDFFTEAIGEGYFTQVLIRQLAIAQRVQTPNQFDFSCEVVEYIEPPEPATASPLDALDTGLVGEATDFMDGVQDTLAQVSELTTLLNLPDFGDPTEPLSHLLDDYVEVAESGKSALQNLSDLF; translated from the coding sequence ATGGCAGTGGAAATTGGCAGCATCACGCTGACGTCACTCACCCAGGTCTCGGTGCGAGAACAGGCCCGCATTGTGCACCACAGGGTCCCGGGAATGGCAGGAGATCTGGCCCAAACCCTGGGACGGCCTTCGGTCGTGGTGAGGTTGCAAGGGATCTTTTACGGCGATAGGGCCAGTGCCGATTTGCAACAGTTGCGAGAGGCTTATTTGGCCCAGCAACCCGTGGATTTTTTTACTGAAGCGATCGGAGAGGGATATTTCACCCAGGTGTTGATTCGCCAGTTGGCGATCGCCCAACGGGTCCAAACGCCGAACCAGTTCGACTTTAGCTGTGAAGTGGTGGAGTATATCGAACCGCCGGAGCCCGCCACCGCCTCTCCCTTGGATGCCCTGGACACAGGGCTGGTGGGGGAAGCCACAGACTTTATGGACGGCGTGCAAGATACCTTAGCCCAGGTGTCTGAGCTGACGACGCTGTTGAACTTGCCAGACTTTGGGGACCCGACGGAACCCCTGAGTCACTTGCTGGATGACTACGTGGAGGTAGCTGAATCGGGAAAATCTGCCTTGCAAAATCTGAGTGACTTGTTCTAA
- a CDS encoding phage baseplate assembly protein V, whose translation MSRLLEIIRSVVRQELAQQRGSVLGVVTTVFPHTAADDDFNYEANVQLKHEALELRKVPLAVNHVGVATPPRVGDLVLVQFINGDLNQPVITGRFYHADERPPLHQEDDLLFEQRVPDGTLNQLRFTSDGTIYLQRDVTKPEDNSEAKTSLKIDGVSGDLEIKSGEIAIVITNDTDIQIMADGKPIDVTCDTFTINGDLVVSNGANSTTISGNEITGG comes from the coding sequence ATGAGTCGTTTACTGGAGATTATTCGCAGTGTGGTTCGCCAAGAACTGGCCCAGCAGCGAGGCAGTGTGTTGGGGGTGGTGACGACCGTCTTTCCCCACACCGCCGCAGACGATGACTTTAATTACGAAGCCAATGTCCAGCTCAAACATGAAGCCCTGGAACTGCGTAAAGTCCCCCTGGCCGTCAACCACGTGGGCGTAGCTACGCCGCCCCGAGTGGGAGATTTGGTGCTGGTGCAATTTATTAACGGTGACCTCAACCAACCCGTGATTACCGGACGGTTTTACCATGCCGACGAACGTCCACCGCTGCATCAAGAAGATGACCTTTTATTCGAACAGCGGGTCCCCGATGGCACACTTAATCAATTGCGATTCACTTCAGATGGCACAATTTATCTGCAGCGAGACGTGACCAAACCCGAAGACAATAGCGAAGCTAAAACCAGCCTCAAAATTGATGGGGTCAGCGGCGATTTGGAAATCAAATCGGGTGAAATTGCTATCGTGATTACCAATGACACGGACATTCAAATTATGGCAGATGGCAAACCGATTGACGTCACTTGCGACACGTTCACGATCAATGGCGATTTGGTGGTTTCCAATGGGGCCAACAGCACTACCATTAGCGGCAATGAAATTACGGGGGGATGA
- a CDS encoding baseplate J/gp47 family protein, with protein sequence MIDLGHPFSRAYEELITALETQIREGVEQPDRQQIIFQSDVNTYPLPANTYALLKVSGRLEGNIVTFALGQDYRFDAANTQLVWLQDPVDGDTPRHPEAGTRFEVEYTYREQPAGLTDFNPGSVLGTLVRAFARELKLLYEQMDQAYRRAFIDEATGAALDNVVALLGVTRNLALQAKGEVTFFRQQAANQTVTIPAGTRVADESGRTFITLAEAVIPLETDEFKAQTNGIVRVNHQISELVGIWPQDANPETDPTLTTEATAPDLPFGEDEKTITLAPGVRPVGTLRIRYRPKSVMVEVEAVEPGPDGNVNSGAIAIMPTPPTGVDGVTNEAAISGGQDPEADDSLRERAKHELERSGNATLNAIKYAVLDVDGVEGVEVMDHSVDDSIPLGEVRVRYSGGDSETIRQTVNQTRAAGILAQIESITQILISGTFYLIPEPNAPDSAGSSFRSAVLTAMQALTIGQSLSLRRLNALAYGIPGLADVAEAQLNHDRPDSEDPTVQDPFLAQSTELIRPDLDNLQVQFLKAIQVAIAERASGSGNLELTLELSDRNDATVRFRQFSLNLSITVMGRLAADQPPERLSTSTPLLTFAEASTAPLTLPSDSRWDDYALLDLTIQAAAYPGLQPARHTLSLS encoded by the coding sequence ATGATTGATCTTGGACATCCCTTCTCCCGCGCCTACGAAGAGTTAATTACCGCGCTGGAAACCCAGATTCGCGAGGGGGTCGAGCAGCCCGATCGACAACAAATTATTTTCCAAAGCGATGTTAATACCTATCCTCTACCCGCCAACACCTATGCCTTGCTCAAAGTCAGTGGCCGACTAGAGGGCAATATTGTCACGTTTGCCCTGGGCCAAGACTACCGCTTCGACGCAGCGAATACCCAACTGGTCTGGCTGCAAGACCCGGTCGATGGCGATACCCCTCGCCATCCCGAAGCGGGCACCCGCTTTGAGGTGGAATATACCTACCGGGAGCAACCCGCCGGGTTGACGGACTTCAACCCTGGTAGTGTTTTGGGGACGTTGGTGCGGGCCTTCGCCCGGGAGTTAAAGCTGCTTTACGAGCAGATGGATCAAGCCTATCGTCGGGCCTTTATTGACGAAGCCACGGGTGCCGCCTTAGATAATGTGGTGGCGTTGCTGGGAGTGACCCGAAATCTGGCACTGCAGGCCAAGGGGGAAGTGACCTTTTTCCGTCAACAGGCGGCAAATCAAACGGTGACGATTCCCGCGGGTACCCGAGTCGCCGATGAAAGTGGTCGGACGTTCATCACCTTGGCCGAGGCGGTTATTCCGCTGGAAACCGATGAGTTTAAGGCCCAAACCAACGGCATTGTACGGGTAAACCACCAGATTTCTGAGCTAGTTGGCATCTGGCCCCAAGATGCCAACCCCGAGACTGACCCCACCTTAACCACTGAGGCCACTGCCCCGGATTTGCCCTTTGGCGAAGACGAAAAGACGATTACCCTGGCCCCCGGCGTTCGGCCTGTGGGCACCTTGCGCATTCGCTACCGTCCCAAGAGCGTCATGGTGGAGGTTGAGGCGGTTGAACCGGGGCCGGATGGCAATGTCAACAGCGGGGCGATCGCCATCATGCCGACGCCGCCCACCGGGGTCGATGGGGTGACCAACGAAGCAGCCATCAGCGGCGGCCAAGACCCAGAGGCAGATGACTCATTGCGGGAACGGGCCAAGCATGAGTTAGAACGATCGGGTAACGCCACCCTCAACGCGATTAAATATGCCGTGTTGGATGTGGACGGGGTCGAAGGGGTGGAAGTCATGGACCACAGCGTGGACGATTCCATTCCCTTGGGGGAAGTGCGGGTGCGCTACTCCGGTGGCGACTCTGAGACCATTCGCCAAACGGTGAATCAAACCCGTGCCGCTGGCATCCTGGCTCAGATCGAGTCCATTACTCAAATTCTGATTTCGGGGACATTCTATCTCATTCCCGAACCCAACGCCCCAGACAGCGCTGGCAGCAGCTTCCGGTCTGCGGTGCTGACGGCCATGCAAGCGCTGACGATCGGCCAATCTCTCTCCCTGCGTCGCCTCAACGCCTTGGCCTATGGCATCCCTGGGTTAGCTGATGTGGCCGAAGCCCAGCTCAATCACGATCGCCCTGACAGCGAGGACCCGACGGTTCAAGATCCCTTCTTGGCCCAGTCTACGGAGCTGATCCGACCCGACCTAGACAATCTGCAAGTCCAGTTCCTCAAGGCAATCCAAGTTGCCATCGCAGAACGGGCCAGCGGCAGCGGCAATCTCGAGCTGACGCTTGAACTGAGCGATCGCAACGATGCCACCGTTCGCTTCCGCCAGTTTTCCCTCAACCTCAGCATCACGGTGATGGGCCGTCTCGCCGCAGATCAACCGCCTGAACGACTCTCGACGTCAACGCCGCTGTTAACCTTTGCGGAGGCCTCCACCGCGCCGCTGACTCTGCCCAGTGACAGTCGCTGGGATGATTACGCCTTGCTCGATCTCACCATTCAGGCCGCTGCCTATCCCGGCTTGCAACCTGCTCGCCATACCCTGAGTCTTTCATAA
- the atpA gene encoding F0F1 ATP synthase subunit alpha has protein sequence MVSIRPDEISSIIRQQIEQYDQEVKVSNVGTVLQVGDGIARIYGLDKCMASELLEFEDGTVGIALNLEEDNVGAVLMGAGRGIQEGSPVTATGKIASVPVGEALLGRTVDALARPIDGKGDIQTSETRLIESPAPGIIARKSVYEPLQTGITAIDAMIPIGRGQRELIIGDRQTGKTAIAIDTILNQKTEDVICVYVAIGQKASSVAQVVSVLEERGAMDYTVVVSANANDPAPLQYLAPYTGAALAEHFMYQGKHTLVIYDDLSKQAQAYRQMSLLLRRPPGREAYPGDVFYLHSRLLERAAKLSPEMGEGSMTALPIIETQAGDVSAYIPTNVISITDGQIFLSSDLFNSGLRPAINAGISVSRVGSSAQIKAMKKVAGKVKLELAQFDELQAFSQFASDLDPATQRQLARGQRLRELLKQPQYSPLPVDEQIAIIYAGINGYMDDIPVDKVATFAQEMREYIRNNKTKYAELVRSERKLTDEIETLLKEGIQEAKQAFMAAA, from the coding sequence ATGGTTAGCATCAGACCTGACGAAATTAGCAGCATTATTCGCCAGCAAATTGAGCAGTACGACCAAGAGGTCAAGGTTTCCAATGTAGGGACAGTGCTGCAGGTTGGTGATGGTATCGCCCGCATCTATGGCCTAGACAAATGCATGGCCAGTGAGTTGCTGGAGTTTGAGGACGGCACAGTTGGGATTGCCCTCAACCTAGAAGAGGATAATGTGGGGGCTGTATTGATGGGAGCTGGCCGGGGGATTCAAGAAGGAAGCCCTGTGACGGCTACCGGTAAAATTGCCTCTGTGCCTGTGGGAGAGGCGCTGCTTGGCCGCACAGTAGATGCCCTGGCTCGTCCCATTGATGGGAAGGGAGATATCCAAACCAGTGAAACTCGACTGATTGAATCGCCAGCTCCTGGCATTATTGCCCGTAAATCGGTCTATGAACCTCTACAGACGGGCATTACTGCCATTGATGCGATGATTCCCATTGGTCGGGGGCAGCGAGAGCTGATCATCGGCGACCGGCAGACTGGGAAGACCGCCATCGCCATTGACACCATCCTGAATCAGAAGACTGAAGATGTCATCTGTGTATATGTGGCCATTGGTCAAAAGGCATCTTCTGTCGCTCAAGTGGTCAGCGTTCTGGAAGAACGCGGTGCCATGGATTACACCGTCGTCGTCTCGGCTAATGCCAATGATCCGGCTCCGCTGCAGTATTTGGCTCCTTACACGGGGGCGGCCCTAGCCGAGCACTTCATGTACCAGGGTAAGCACACACTGGTGATCTATGATGACCTGTCTAAGCAGGCTCAAGCCTATCGCCAGATGTCCCTACTGCTGCGCCGTCCACCGGGTCGAGAAGCCTATCCTGGCGATGTGTTTTATCTCCATTCTCGATTGTTAGAGCGGGCTGCCAAGCTGAGTCCTGAGATGGGTGAAGGTAGTATGACGGCCCTACCCATTATTGAAACCCAGGCTGGGGACGTCTCAGCCTACATTCCCACCAACGTGATTTCCATCACCGATGGCCAGATCTTCCTGTCGTCTGATTTGTTCAACTCAGGCTTGCGGCCTGCTATTAACGCTGGTATTTCGGTATCCCGAGTGGGGTCGTCGGCCCAGATCAAGGCCATGAAGAAGGTGGCGGGTAAGGTGAAGCTGGAGCTAGCTCAGTTTGATGAGCTGCAGGCTTTCTCCCAGTTTGCCTCTGATTTAGACCCTGCTACCCAACGCCAGCTGGCTCGAGGCCAGCGCCTGCGGGAATTACTGAAGCAGCCTCAATATTCTCCGCTGCCGGTGGACGAGCAGATTGCGATTATCTATGCGGGCATTAATGGCTACATGGATGACATCCCAGTGGACAAGGTCGCGACCTTTGCGCAGGAGATGCGGGAGTATATTCGCAATAACAAGACCAAGTATGCCGAGTTAGTGCGCAGCGAGAGGAAGTTGACCGACGAGATTGAGACCCTCCTCAAGGAAGGCATCCAAGAAGCTAAGCAAGCCTTTATGGCAGCTGCTTAG
- a CDS encoding GPW/gp25 family protein, with the protein MTVPRERLFGSDLRLSDRAPGLDFVPSLRHDLDLAVGNDNIVQALILRLRIRQGELAPLGWPNYGSRLHELIGEANSPRTHARLMAYARAAIEADPRVLEIEAIAATVLPGERQVVRLQMEIQLIEQPHPLNLVHDIDLEAS; encoded by the coding sequence ATGACAGTGCCGCGCGAAAGATTATTTGGCAGTGATTTGCGGTTGAGCGATCGCGCCCCCGGGCTAGATTTTGTGCCTAGTCTCCGACACGATTTAGACCTGGCCGTGGGCAATGACAACATTGTACAGGCCCTGATTTTGCGGTTGCGGATTCGTCAGGGAGAACTTGCCCCCCTGGGTTGGCCTAACTATGGCTCACGGCTGCATGAGCTGATCGGAGAAGCCAATAGCCCCCGCACCCACGCCCGACTGATGGCCTATGCCAGAGCGGCGATCGAAGCAGACCCGAGGGTTTTGGAAATTGAGGCGATCGCGGCCACGGTGCTCCCCGGTGAACGGCAGGTGGTGCGGTTGCAGATGGAGATTCAGCTGATTGAACAACCCCATCCCCTCAATTTGGTTCACGATATCGATCTGGAGGCGTCATGA
- a CDS encoding S8 family serine peptidase → MSMPQGVILQRGGEELLLEKVVDRFTTRLQDASQLQRLQSQWRPQSMRPVARGQLLEWVVPAHRLESTLAAARQDEAVRYASHVYRLVQSRQTYVYLTEELTLQVKETTLEAEVDAIAASLGLTLVKPLEGIPRAYVFALDQRASENPIKLANRLSQRPEVLLAEPNVVVQSALLYRPSDDRYSQQWHLNHSGGDELASHSHIDVEAAWEITRGSRSIVIAVTDDGFDLDHPDLQGLGKIVAPTDLRDQDALPLPLESHDNHGTAVAGLAIAEENGQGVVGVAPGCSVMPIRTTGYLDDESIERLFAAAMDQGAAVIVCSWSPASVYFPLSLRQRHALTKAATHGRHGKGCVIVFSAGNANRPVSGTVTEKGWPNQALKGDTTWLNGFAVHPDVITVSACTSLGQKAAYSNWGDAVAVAAPSNNAAPSMALPKLGTVATGPTISQWQPGRGMVTCDRTGSAGYGAESYTKRFGGTSSSCPVVAGVVGLMLSANPNLTAQQVRQILQSTADKIIDQRQDLQLGLSHGTYSKNGHSHWFGHGKVNAQRAVQAARQMAIMDRRSYRTLWLEQSIASPIPDADPNGVVSTLRCQESGRLEAIEVRVDIDHDFLGDLSLTLSSPSGHSVLLQGRTLGSKTQLQATYTHTTTPLLMTLLGDSAQGLWQLRIVDHAPHRHRQITSLGPRFGVELRPCQGRTEDGGRRTEDGGRRGEWMSEWVDGGVGVYSLAAFKKGEAYPQGLEPE, encoded by the coding sequence ATGTCGATGCCCCAGGGGGTGATTTTGCAGCGCGGCGGCGAGGAGCTGCTGCTGGAGAAGGTGGTGGATCGCTTTACCACCCGCTTGCAAGATGCTAGTCAGCTGCAGCGTTTGCAGAGTCAGTGGCGGCCCCAGTCGATGCGGCCTGTGGCTCGGGGACAGCTGCTGGAGTGGGTGGTGCCGGCCCATCGGCTGGAATCGACTCTGGCTGCGGCCCGCCAGGATGAGGCGGTGCGCTATGCCAGCCATGTGTATCGCCTGGTGCAGAGTCGCCAGACCTATGTCTATCTGACCGAAGAGCTCACCCTGCAGGTGAAGGAGACAACGCTGGAGGCCGAGGTGGATGCGATCGCAGCTTCCCTGGGCCTGACCCTGGTCAAACCCCTGGAAGGCATTCCCCGCGCCTATGTCTTTGCCCTAGATCAGCGGGCCAGCGAGAACCCGATCAAGCTGGCCAATCGCCTCAGCCAGCGCCCGGAGGTATTACTGGCCGAACCCAATGTGGTGGTACAGAGCGCCCTGCTCTACCGGCCCAGCGACGATCGCTACAGCCAGCAGTGGCACCTGAACCACAGCGGCGGCGACGAGTTGGCCAGCCACAGCCACATCGACGTGGAAGCCGCCTGGGAAATCACCCGCGGCAGCCGTTCCATCGTCATTGCCGTCACCGACGATGGTTTCGACCTGGACCATCCTGACCTGCAGGGCCTAGGCAAGATCGTGGCCCCCACCGACCTGCGGGACCAGGATGCCCTGCCCCTACCCCTGGAGAGCCACGACAACCACGGCACCGCCGTGGCTGGGTTGGCCATTGCCGAAGAGAATGGCCAAGGGGTGGTGGGGGTGGCCCCTGGCTGTAGCGTTATGCCCATTCGCACCACCGGTTACCTGGACGACGAGTCCATCGAGCGCCTGTTCGCAGCGGCCATGGACCAGGGGGCCGCCGTCATCGTCTGTAGCTGGTCGCCGGCCTCGGTGTATTTTCCCCTGTCCCTGCGACAGCGCCACGCCCTCACCAAAGCCGCCACTCACGGCCGCCACGGCAAGGGCTGCGTCATTGTCTTCTCGGCCGGTAATGCCAACCGCCCCGTCAGCGGCACGGTGACGGAAAAAGGCTGGCCTAACCAGGCCTTAAAGGGAGACACCACCTGGCTGAATGGCTTTGCCGTACACCCTGACGTGATCACGGTAAGCGCCTGCACCAGCCTGGGCCAAAAGGCCGCCTACAGCAATTGGGGCGACGCGGTGGCCGTGGCCGCTCCCAGCAATAACGCCGCTCCTAGTATGGCTTTGCCGAAGCTGGGCACCGTGGCCACGGGCCCAACCATCTCCCAGTGGCAGCCGGGTCGGGGTATGGTCACCTGCGATCGCACCGGCTCGGCCGGCTATGGCGCCGAGAGCTACACCAAGCGTTTCGGCGGTACCTCCAGCTCTTGCCCCGTAGTGGCCGGGGTAGTGGGACTGATGCTATCGGCTAACCCCAACCTCACGGCTCAGCAGGTGCGGCAGATCCTGCAAAGCACCGCCGATAAGATTATCGACCAGCGCCAGGACCTGCAATTAGGGCTAAGCCACGGCACCTACAGTAAAAACGGCCACTCCCACTGGTTTGGCCACGGCAAGGTCAACGCCCAGCGCGCCGTCCAAGCCGCCCGCCAGATGGCAATCATGGACCGCCGTAGTTATCGCACCCTCTGGCTAGAGCAAAGCATCGCCAGCCCCATCCCTGACGCCGACCCCAACGGTGTGGTCAGCACCCTGCGCTGCCAGGAGAGTGGCAGGCTAGAGGCCATCGAAGTGCGAGTCGACATTGACCACGACTTTCTCGGTGACCTCAGCCTCACCCTGAGTAGTCCCAGCGGTCACTCGGTACTGCTGCAGGGACGTACCCTAGGCAGCAAGACCCAACTCCAGGCCACCTACACTCATACCACCACTCCACTGCTGATGACACTTCTAGGAGACTCCGCCCAGGGACTATGGCAACTGCGCATCGTCGACCACGCCCCCCACCGCCACCGGCAAATTACATCGCTGGGACCTAGGTTTGGGGTTGAGTTGAGGCCTTGCCAGGGGAGAACGGAGGACGGAGGACGGAGAACGGAGGACGGAGGACGGAGAGGCGAGTGGATGAGTGAATGGGTGGATGGGGGGGTTGGGGTGTATAGCCTAGCGGCATTCAAGAAAGGCGAAGCCTACCCGCAGGGCTTAGAGCCGGAGTGA
- a CDS encoding F0F1 ATP synthase subunit gamma, with product MPNLKAIRDRINSVKNTRKITEAMRLVAAAKVRRAQEQVIATRPFADRLAQVLYGLQTRLKFEDVDLPLLQQRPVDNVALLVISGDRGLCGGYNTNVIRRAENRAKELTAENIGYNYVLVGRKSVQYFKRREQPIDATFTGLEQVPTADEASQIADELLSLFLSETVDRVELVYTKFVSLVSSRPVVQTLLPLDPQGLESSDDEIFRLTTRAGEFQVERQKMESSAPQSLPQDMIFEQDPVQILDALLPLYLNNQILRALQESAASELAARMTAMNNASENAKELVKTLNLTYNKARQAAITQEILEVVGGAEALG from the coding sequence ATGCCTAACTTAAAAGCGATTCGCGATCGCATCAATTCGGTCAAAAATACCCGTAAAATTACCGAGGCTATGCGGTTAGTGGCCGCCGCTAAAGTACGTCGAGCCCAGGAGCAAGTGATTGCCACTCGCCCCTTTGCCGACCGGCTAGCCCAAGTACTCTATGGCCTGCAGACCCGGCTCAAATTTGAAGACGTCGATTTACCCCTACTGCAGCAACGACCTGTCGACAACGTTGCACTGTTAGTAATTTCAGGTGATCGAGGATTATGCGGTGGTTACAACACCAACGTGATTCGTCGGGCTGAGAACCGAGCCAAAGAGCTCACGGCTGAGAACATCGGCTATAACTATGTGCTGGTAGGGCGAAAATCAGTGCAATACTTCAAGCGCCGGGAGCAACCCATTGATGCCACCTTCACCGGCTTAGAGCAGGTCCCTACTGCCGATGAGGCTTCTCAAATTGCCGATGAGCTGCTGTCACTATTCTTGTCTGAGACGGTTGACCGGGTGGAACTGGTTTACACCAAGTTCGTCTCCCTAGTGAGCTCTCGCCCCGTTGTACAGACCCTGCTTCCCCTCGATCCACAGGGATTAGAGTCCTCAGATGATGAGATCTTCCGTCTGACTACTCGGGCGGGAGAATTTCAGGTAGAGCGGCAGAAGATGGAGTCTTCGGCGCCCCAAAGCTTACCCCAGGACATGATCTTCGAGCAGGATCCGGTGCAGATTTTGGATGCCCTGTTGCCTCTATACCTGAATAATCAGATTCTGCGAGCGTTACAAGAGTCAGCAGCTAGTGAGTTGGCGGCGCGGATGACGGCCATGAATAATGCCAGCGAAAATGCTAAGGAGTTGGTGAAAACCCTAAACCTGACCTACAACAAAGCTCGTCAGGCAGCCATCACCCAAGAAATTCTAGAAGTGGTGGGTGGTGCCGAAGCCCTAGGCTAA
- a CDS encoding phage tail sheath C-terminal domain-containing protein — protein MVEMIIPGTYITVRSEGLISAGRVATGIVGIVGTAASGPVGEPVTLSGFANAREVFGLPDDFAQPVDGSNPLTLVRTLEQLYNNGASSVVAVRVAGSSQSKATYAVRDSNGNSTVNLVAKTPGTWANDLQIEIAEAEEDCRIESEVYEDTFTGLNYAPIVPSAENQIRIYRGVSKLTKPLDIVYQEGTETKTPESGQVVVTVEDGSLIFATGEAPDAANGDRLLASYLVDQASCVQVNLDISPLSESYTVPDGNYLATLVNQTSLLVDTTPNATAGGNLPQVGVNAYFGTGSNTPGSNGAEAAATEYGEGLAVLADELINIVVLAGQDAEAMGSVLQAHLKSTEQTDHERIGVMGAPGDTVAEFLGHNIADDRLILVAPGMITVDGIVLPTAYTAAAVAGLIASLPVQTSLTNKPLIVPGLALSANPGQQIQLIKRNVLTVIPKLGYRIVKGLTTAGEGAPFSAIPTRRIVDYAKYGVRSAANPYIGRLNNARVRGALKATLDAFLTRMVEDEALTGYSLEVTATRAQEIAGEVNVTMTLQPTFSIDFIRVTMNLK, from the coding sequence ATGGTTGAAATGATCATTCCGGGAACGTATATTACTGTGCGTTCCGAAGGACTGATCTCGGCTGGACGTGTGGCGACAGGCATTGTTGGCATTGTCGGCACTGCTGCCAGTGGTCCCGTTGGTGAACCTGTGACCTTATCCGGTTTTGCCAATGCCCGAGAGGTTTTTGGTCTACCCGATGACTTTGCTCAGCCAGTGGATGGCAGTAATCCCCTGACACTGGTGCGAACTTTGGAGCAGCTTTACAACAATGGGGCATCGAGTGTGGTGGCTGTTCGGGTGGCGGGGAGCAGCCAGTCGAAGGCGACCTATGCTGTGCGCGACAGCAATGGCAACTCGACAGTCAATTTGGTGGCAAAGACACCCGGTACCTGGGCCAACGATCTGCAAATTGAGATAGCCGAAGCAGAGGAGGACTGCCGGATTGAATCGGAGGTTTACGAAGACACGTTTACCGGGCTGAATTATGCCCCCATCGTGCCGTCAGCCGAAAACCAAATCCGGATTTACCGAGGCGTCAGTAAGCTGACGAAACCACTGGACATTGTCTATCAGGAAGGGACAGAAACTAAAACGCCTGAATCGGGACAGGTGGTTGTTACCGTCGAGGATGGTAGCTTGATCTTTGCCACGGGAGAAGCCCCCGATGCAGCCAATGGCGATCGCCTCCTGGCATCTTATCTAGTGGATCAAGCCAGTTGTGTACAGGTCAATTTAGACATTAGTCCCCTAAGCGAGTCCTACACCGTCCCCGATGGCAACTATCTAGCCACCCTAGTCAACCAAACCTCGCTGTTGGTAGACACCACCCCTAACGCAACTGCAGGAGGAAATCTGCCTCAGGTTGGGGTCAATGCCTACTTTGGCACGGGGAGCAATACGCCAGGGAGTAACGGGGCAGAAGCCGCTGCCACGGAATACGGGGAAGGGCTAGCTGTCCTCGCCGATGAGCTGATCAACATTGTGGTATTGGCCGGGCAAGATGCCGAGGCGATGGGGTCGGTGTTGCAAGCCCATCTCAAATCCACCGAGCAAACAGACCATGAGCGAATTGGGGTGATGGGGGCACCCGGAGACACGGTTGCAGAGTTTCTGGGGCATAACATCGCCGACGATCGCCTCATCCTGGTTGCCCCTGGGATGATTACTGTGGACGGGATAGTACTGCCTACCGCCTACACAGCAGCGGCGGTTGCTGGGTTGATTGCCTCTCTGCCCGTACAAACTAGCCTGACCAATAAGCCTTTGATTGTGCCAGGTTTAGCGCTTTCGGCAAATCCGGGGCAGCAGATTCAGTTGATTAAGCGCAACGTGCTGACGGTGATTCCCAAGCTGGGCTATCGGATCGTCAAGGGGCTCACCACAGCGGGCGAAGGCGCCCCCTTTTCAGCCATTCCCACCCGTCGGATCGTGGACTATGCCAAATACGGGGTTCGCTCTGCTGCCAATCCCTACATTGGTCGGCTGAACAATGCGCGGGTACGGGGGGCGCTGAAGGCTACGCTGGATGCCTTCCTAACCCGCATGGTTGAAGATGAGGCTCTGACTGGCTACAGCTTGGAGGTGACGGCAACTCGGGCTCAAGAGATTGCCGGGGAAGTGAATGTGACGATGACGCTGCAGCCAACCTTCAGCATCGACTTTATCCGCGTCACGATGAATCTGAAATAA